In a genomic window of Flavobacterium lipolyticum:
- a CDS encoding eCIS core domain-containing protein, which produces MRTLENKKPIAQSSSSAFFGPKIQKKLKTGTVGDQFEVEADRVADKVVNNNSSGGSLLQSKENVQQKPIAETISSVQSKEIKQEEPVQKKSDKKEEEKPVQKKSDKKEEEKPVQKKSDKKEEEKPVQKKSDKKEEEKPVQKKCADCEKEEKVQSKDQKEEDKAVQKKEQNPDAEIENNELEGKLDHSKGGGNGLDKKTRKEMESGFGADFSDVKIHTDTNAVQMSQELGAQAFTNGNDVYFNKGKYNPDSREGKHLLAHELTHTIQQTGAVQKSVDPSATAAEDLESPRFKGDYKLEQTHDDLDYLATGSKGEPVEKVQSGLMDLGYQLPKFGADGDFGSETRAAVFKFQSDNGLSYDGVVGVQTIGRLDDIYVGKGSGPGKDKKKKPPKKKDKKTCDITNIFHFSSDPVHIETLETNGDCKSFSISLTTTRNKNENPCSGYSVEIIDSTGKSLMGPTSFKIGGTVPINFTAPTAGKFSMIIGTPASCGENAFKGVGSKHRH; this is translated from the coding sequence ATGAGAACGCTAGAAAATAAAAAGCCAATTGCTCAATCCTCCTCTTCCGCTTTTTTTGGACCTAAAATCCAGAAAAAACTGAAAACCGGAACAGTCGGTGACCAGTTTGAAGTTGAGGCAGACCGGGTTGCCGATAAAGTAGTGAATAATAATTCGTCCGGAGGAAGTCTTCTGCAGTCGAAAGAAAACGTACAGCAAAAACCAATTGCAGAGACCATCTCTTCTGTTCAGAGTAAGGAAATCAAACAAGAGGAACCTGTACAGAAAAAATCCGATAAGAAAGAAGAGGAAAAACCAGTACAAAAGAAATCCGATAAGAAAGAGGAAGAAAAACCGGTACAAAAAAAATCAGATAAAAAAGAAGAGGAAAAGCCGGTACAGAAAAAATCGGATAAGAAGGAAGAAGAGAAACCGGTACAAAAGAAATGTGCTGATTGTGAAAAAGAAGAAAAAGTACAGTCTAAAGATCAAAAAGAAGAAGACAAGGCCGTACAAAAGAAAGAGCAAAATCCCGATGCCGAAATTGAGAATAATGAACTCGAAGGAAAGCTGGACCACTCAAAAGGTGGAGGAAACGGCTTAGACAAAAAAACCAGAAAAGAAATGGAATCGGGTTTTGGTGCGGATTTCAGCGATGTAAAAATTCACACTGATACGAATGCTGTCCAAATGAGTCAGGAATTAGGAGCACAAGCTTTTACCAATGGCAACGATGTCTATTTTAACAAAGGAAAATACAATCCGGATTCTCGCGAAGGGAAACATTTGCTGGCACATGAATTAACCCATACCATTCAGCAAACCGGAGCCGTACAAAAATCCGTCGATCCTTCTGCAACTGCAGCTGAAGATCTAGAATCTCCTCGCTTTAAAGGAGATTACAAATTAGAGCAAACACACGATGATTTAGATTATCTCGCTACCGGAAGTAAGGGCGAGCCTGTAGAAAAAGTACAATCGGGTTTAATGGATTTAGGTTATCAGCTTCCTAAATTCGGTGCTGATGGTGATTTTGGCAGTGAAACACGAGCTGCTGTATTCAAATTCCAATCCGATAATGGTCTGAGCTACGATGGTGTTGTTGGCGTACAAACAATTGGTCGTTTAGATGATATTTATGTTGGAAAAGGCTCAGGTCCAGGTAAAGACAAAAAGAAAAAACCACCAAAGAAAAAAGACAAAAAGACCTGCGATATAACGAATATATTTCATTTCTCCTCAGATCCGGTTCATATTGAAACATTAGAAACAAATGGTGATTGTAAATCATTTTCAATCTCATTAACAACCACAAGAAATAAAAACGAGAACCCCTGTTCGGGTTACAGCGTCGAAATTATTGATTCCACAGGGAAAAGTTTAATGGGACCAACCTCGTTCAAAATTGGTGGTACCGTTCCAATTAATTTCACCGCCCCAACAGCAGGCAAGTTCAGCATGATCATTGGAACTCCTGCTTCCTGTGGAGAGAATGCTTTTAAAGGTGTGGGATCAAAACACAGACATTAA
- a CDS encoding DUF6734 family protein yields the protein MEEPRIIYSLNAFPLINNRWQMGNKLKETVYMTALSILYSHLWYKDIELYADETAYNFLYMLPCRITKMDKEHNKELWMKSKIHAIEKQTKPFVHLDTDVFIKKKINFNFDSIILERKECGYEAHYKKQIDFFNQYTQNLPYWHPDLGLSYSCGILGFNDLTLRDKFINAYYDLEKIYTTNRKEFEPLKQQGFEPCIVIEQYNLASVLDYNNITPTLLLKGKNITEQSKYASEISYSHLFGIKKYKKDITEEIEYRLFKIFPYWYAQIKIELEKHQIIPKEETSSPTMLAS from the coding sequence ATGGAAGAACCAAGAATAATATACAGCCTGAACGCTTTTCCTCTGATCAATAATCGTTGGCAGATGGGCAATAAACTTAAGGAAACCGTTTACATGACCGCTCTGAGTATTTTGTACAGTCATCTTTGGTACAAGGACATTGAGCTTTATGCAGACGAAACTGCCTATAATTTTTTGTATATGCTGCCCTGCAGAATCACAAAAATGGATAAGGAACACAATAAAGAATTGTGGATGAAATCAAAAATTCATGCCATCGAAAAGCAGACCAAACCTTTTGTTCACCTCGATACGGATGTGTTTATAAAAAAGAAAATCAATTTCAATTTCGACTCCATTATTCTCGAACGCAAAGAATGCGGTTATGAAGCGCACTATAAAAAACAAATCGATTTTTTTAACCAATACACACAAAATTTACCTTACTGGCATCCTGATTTAGGACTTTCCTACAGCTGTGGCATACTGGGGTTTAATGACCTTACACTGCGCGATAAATTTATAAATGCCTATTATGATCTGGAAAAAATCTATACCACCAACCGTAAGGAATTTGAACCACTAAAGCAACAAGGTTTTGAGCCCTGTATTGTCATAGAACAATACAATCTGGCTTCTGTATTAGACTATAACAATATTACGCCTACCCTGCTTCTTAAAGGAAAAAATATAACAGAACAGAGTAAATATGCCAGTGAAATAAGCTACAGTCATCTCTTTGGTATTAAAAAGTACAAAAAAGACATTACGGAAGAAATTGAATATCGATTGTTTAAAATATTTCCATACTGGTACGCACAAATAAAGATCGAACTCGAAAAACATCAGATCATACCAAAAGAAGAAACCAGCTCTCCAACGATGCTCGCATCGTAG